The DNA sequence GCGACGTTCTTGCCCCCGGCGGTGATGATGATGTCCTTCTTGCGCCCGGTGATCCACAGGAAGCCGTCGTCGTCGATCTCGCCGAGGTCGCCCGAGTGGAGCCACCCGTCGACGAGCGTCTCCGCCGTCGCCCGTGGATCCTTGTAGTACCCGAGGAATACGTGGCGCCCCTTGGCGAGGATCTCGCCGTCGGCTGCGATCTTCACCTCGCTACCCGGGTAGGGCCGACCGACGCTCCCGACCTTCGTTGCACCGACGGTGTTGAGCGAGGTCGGTCCGGTGTCCTCAGATTGCCCGTAGATCTCGTACACCGGCAGATCGAGCGATGCGAAGAACTCCAGAACCTCCGGCGAGATGGGGGCGGCGCTCGTCGCCATCACCCGCGCCTCGCTCAACCCCAGCGCCGACTTGACCTTCGCGAAGACGAGCTTCTGCGCGAGCCCGTACTGCAGGGCGAGCCCACCCGACGGCTTCTTGCCTTCGAACCCGAGGTGCTGGACACGTGAAGCCACTCCCCTGGCCCAGTCGATGATCTTCGCCTTGGCGCCGTGCTCCTCCTCGAGCTTGGCGCGCACTCCCGCCTGGAAACGCTCCCACACCCGCGGGACGGCGAAGAACACCGTCGGCTTCACCTCCTCGAGGTTGTCGACGAGGCGCTCGATCGATTCCGCGAAGTAGACGCTCCATCCGGACATCGCCGGCGCATGGATGGTGAACACCTGCTCTGCGATGTGCGACAGCGGCAGATACGACAGCGTGCGCTCGCTCGAGTTGAGCCCGAACAGCGGCAGGGCCTGCGAGGCGGTCCACACGAGGTTGTCGTGGCTGAGCATGACGCCCTTCGGGACCCCCGTCGTCCCGGACGTGTAGATGAGCGTGGCGAGCCCATCGGGTGACAACGCCTCGACTCTGGCGTCGACCTCGGAGTCCGCGACGCCGGCGCCCTTGGCGATGAACTCCTCCCAGCTCATAGCCATGTCATCGTCGATGTCCGTGCCCTTCATCATGACGACGTGACGAAGCGCAGGGAGCTCGCCGCGGATCTGCTCGATCTTCTTCCACTGGTTCTCGTTCTCGAGGACGACGAGCGGCGCCTCGCAATGGGCGATGATGTACTGGCATTCGGCCGGCGAGTTCGTGGTGTAGATGCCTGCGGGCACGGCGCCGACAGCCATGGCGGCCACGTCGATCGTCGTCCACTCGGGCCGGTTGAAGCCGAGGATGTTGATTGCGTCGCCCGTTTGGATGCCGAGAGCGATGAGCGCCCTGGCGGCGGCGCGCACCTCGCCGGCGAATGCGCCCCACGTCGTCGCCTTCCACTCCTCGCCGCTCTTGACCATGTAGGCGGCGTGGTTGGTGAGGGTCTTGCCGTTCTCGAGGACTTTGAAGGGGATCGTCACTGCGGTCACCCGGTCCAGCCTCCTGGTTCGCTGCCCCGAATGGTAGCCGCAACCAGGAGTGGCTCTCCTGGGCCGTCGCCCCTGGATGGCCGAGTGGCCGCCTCCGGCGAACCGTCAGACGCGTACGACGACGAGCTCGTTGGTGGTCAGGTCGAGCACCCGCTCGACGTCGTTGTGGCCGTCTGCGATCCACCTGGCGAGTTGCTCGCCGGAGCGCCGCACCGTCCACCACACGACGTCACGCGACGGGTCGGCGCGAAACGCCCGCCATGCTTGACGTCCCGCCTCGACGGCGTCCCGCTCGCTCTCGTACACCCCGAGCGTGGTCTCGGTCGCCTCCATCGACACGCCCGGGCCGCCAAACGCCGGCTCCCGGGACTCGATGACCTCGAAACCCATGCCTTCCTCCTTGAAGCCACCCAACACGCTCAGTGTACGACACGCGACGCTCCGTTACCACGACCGTCCGCCCCCGACTCCGTTCGATAGATTGGGCGGCAATCGATTGTCGACCGAGGAGCGCCACGGGCGTGAGATACAGGAGAGTCGGCGCGGGCGGCCCCGACGTGTCCGCCGTCGGATTGGGCGGCACGTCGCTCAGCTCGACGTACCGGCAGGTGGACGAGACCACCGCCATGCGGGTGGTAGCCAGAGCGCTCGACCTCGGCATCACCCACTTTGACACCGCCGACGTGTACGCCGGTGGGAGGAACGAGGAGCTGCTCGGCAAGGCACTCCGCTCGAGGAGGTCCGACGTCTTCGTGGCGTCGAAGTTCGGCCAGGTCGTCCGAGACGGAAAGCGGCTCGTCGACGGCACCCCGAGCCACGCCAGGGCTTCGTGCGACGGGAGCCTGAAACGCCTCGGCGTCGACCACCTCGACCTGTACTACCTGCACCGCGTCGACCCTGAGGTGCCGATCGAGGAGACCGTCGGAGCGATGGCGGAGCTCGTGGCCGCAGGAAAGGTCCGCCACATCGGCTTGTCGGAGGCCGCTCCTATGACGATCCGTCGGGCCCACGCCGTCCATCCGCTCACCGCCATCCAGGTCGAGTACTCGCTGTGGACCCGCTTCGGCGAGGCCGAGCATTTCCCGTTGTGCGAGGAGCTCGGGCTGGCGTACGTCGCCTACGCCCCGGTCGGACGCGGCTTTCTGTCCGGCGAGATCAAGTCGGCAGGGGACCTCGAGCCCGAGGACTTCCGGCACAGCCACCCCCGGTTCCAGCAGGAGGCGATCGAGCGGAACGTGGCGCTCCTCGACGTGCTGCGTGACGTGGCGATCGAGCACGGCCGGTCCCCGAGCCAGACGGCGCTCGCCTGGCTGCTCGCCCAGGCCGACTTCCTGTTCCCGATTCCGGCGACGAGCAACCCGCTCCACGTCGAGGAGAACGCCGCGGCCGCCGACATCGAGCTGAGCGACGATCAGATCGCCCGTCTCAGTGAGGCGTTCCGCGACGAGGCGGTGACGGGCGACCGCTACCCGCCGGTGGCGCTCGGCAAGGTGCAGCAATGAGCTGCCGCCGAGGCGCTCACGATCTGCGGCGAGCCAGGAACGAGTCGAGGCCGATGACGGCGAACCCGGCCACGGCGAACGCCAGCGCCAGACCGAGGATGGCGGCGAGCACCGCCGCGTAACCGCGCACCTCGACGTCGAGGAAGAAGTACGGGTACCAGTCGACGAACGGTCCTCGGATCATCGTGTATATCCCGTAGGCAACCGGGAAGATGAGCCAGCGCGGGATGTGGGCGAAGTCGAGCGTCCCGTGCGGCCTGAACAAGACCCAGTAGACGACGAAGAGCGCCGGCATGACGTAGTGGAGCAGCGAGTCGGCGACGAGGTCCCATCCATCCGGCTCCCAGATGCTCGCCAGCACGAACGTGTACACCAAGCCCGTCACGGCGATGTACATGAAGACGCCCGCCTGCGGTATCGCCCGGTTGAACCAGCGTCCGATCGGTGTCGCCGCACCGAGGGCGGCCACGGTCAACGACAGCGCCGCGATCAGGTTGCTGAGGATCGTGAAGAAGCTGAAGAACCGGATGACGGCCGTGAACCAAGCCTCTCCCTCGGCGTCGAGCCTGTCGACGAGGAGGACCAACTGTAGGATGAGCGCGTACCAGCCGATGGCGGCCGCCACCAGGGCGAAGACCTTGTCCGGCCCCCAGTCCGGCGAGACCGCCTCCCACCCGTCCGTCGGCTCGGCTGCCGCTCCGGCCATCGGCGGGTCGCCGACCATACGAAGCCGCGAGACCGAGTCGCCGTGGTCGAGCTCCAGGTTTGGGCCTGCTATCCGCATGATCGCCACCTTGGCCAGGACAGCCGTGAGCCGCTGCTCCTGCTCGGCGAGGTTCGGTGGCCCCATCATCCGCGTCATGGCGATGGGTCCCAACGTGAGGTGGTCGCCGTCCAACGAGAAGGTGCCGCTCAGCCGGTTGACGCCCGTCGACCCAGAGACCCGACCCTCGTCCGAGAAGGCGATCGATGGAGGCGCACCACCGTCCTCGACCGGAATGCCGGCGATCTCGAAGAACTCCCATGACGTTCCCGACAATGACATCGCCCCGCCTTCGTGCCGTCGCACCGACGTTAGGCGGAGCTTGCCCCTCGTGGGTGGTTTGGGCAGCGCCCCAACGGGGAAAGCAGGTGTGCTGGCAACAGATCGGAGCTCTCATGCTGACGGCACTCTGGGTCGCGCTGGTCATCCTGGTCGCCGTGCTAATCGGGTCGATGTTCATGACCCCGCAGCGCCCGCGCAGCCACTCCGTCCGGAGGATCGGTGAGTATCCGCCGGGCAGGCCCGACCGGCCCGATGGCGGCGACTGACGAGTATCAGGATCCCTCTGGACGTCTCATCACTGCGGGCGTACAACGTACCCCGGAGGCAAGGTGACGACGACCACGCTGGTCAGGACCTGGTGGGCCGAGTATCGATGCATCCACGCGTCGCCTGCTCAGAAGGTAGAGGCACTCGTGTGGGACAGGGGTCGGGGAATGACGCCGGCCATCCTCCCGGTGGCGTGGGCGGCGTTCCAGGGCACGCTCGACGCCGCCGGCTACGGCCGGCCTCGCTCGTTCTGGATCGACAGGCGGTGCCCCACCGGGATCTCGGGCCAGCCGTGCCAGTCGAACGGGATGAACTGCTCGCTTCACAACTATGGGCTGGCGGGTGACCTGGACGGCACCGACCCCGATGGGGGCGGCCCCGCCGATCCGGAGAACCCGCACTTCCACGCCCGATTCGGCAACGGCTGGGACTTCGGGGACATCAAGCTCACCGAGGCACAGGTAGGCGCCGTGGAGGGGATCCGCACCGTCAACGGCAAGCGGGTGTTCCGGTGGCTCGGGTGGGACATCGGAGACACGATGCACTTCCAGATCGACTGCCACCCGCGCGACATCATGACGGGGGTCGCATCGGCGACGGGACGAGGCGGCATTGTCTTCGATCAAGGCGAGGAGGACGAGTTGAGAGTGGCGCGCTACAACGAGCGAGGCGACCACGTGTCGACGTACATGGAGCTGCTCCACAGGCGAGGGTTCACCCCTCCTTTCAGCCGCAACGAGGACGGCACATGGGACGGCTGGTACTTCGACGGGATGGAGGCGGCGGTGGGCGCCTTCATCGACGCAACCGGCGGTCCCGGCGAGTACCCGGGCGAGAACGCCAGATTCATCGGCCCGATCCTGCGGGCCGCCCTCATCCGAGGCTGAGTCCGGCAAGGGGGAGCGGTCAGCCTGCCCGCATCGTCGAGGGTGAAGCTACGCCGCCATCGGCAACGTGACGCCAGGGGAGGTGGTTTGCCGCAAGCGACCCAGACGTGTTGACATGACTCGTCCGCTGAGCCGATCACGGCCAGACCCGCGAAGCCAGGAGTCTCGGAATGCGTGTGTTGCCTTCGGGAGATGGGTCGAGCGGGAGCGCTGAACCGGCCGAGACGTTGGCGGTGCGGGTGACCAGTGCTGACGCGGCGTCGCTCCGCGGGAGGTGGCCGTCCCTGTCCGGTGCAGCGTTCGCAAGGGAGCGGCGATGACGGAGCACTCGGTGGTGATCGCAGGTGGCGGCCCGACCGGCCTGATGTTGGCGGGCGAGCTGGCGCTGGCGGGAGTCGACGTCGTCATCGTCGAACGACGGGCCGGTCAGGATCTCGACGGATCGCGAGCCGGCGGTCTCCACTCCCGCACCATCGAGGTGCTCGACCAGCGTGGCATCGCCGGTCGGTTCCTCGCAGAGGGCCAGACGCATCCGTTCGTGGGCTATGCCGGGACCTTCCTGGACATCAGCGACTTCCCCACCCGCCACAACTACATCCTTGCGCTCTGGCAGAGCCGCATCGAGCCGATCCTCGCCGGCTGGGTCGATGAGCTCGGCGTCCCGATCCTCCGCCAGCGCGAAGTGGTTGGCTTCACCCAGGACGACACCGGCGTCGACGTCGAGCTGGACGACGGATCGCTCCGGGGCGAGTACCTGGTCGGGTGCGACGGGGGACGCAGCCTGATCCGCAAGGTGGCCGGCATCGACTTCCCCGGGTGGGACCCGTCTGCCAGCTATCTGATCGCCCAGGTCGAGATGGACGAGGAGCCGCAGATCGGCATGCGCCCCGAGGGTGGTGGCATCGGCCCGGTCAACCGGGAGGAGGGTGGAAACCCCTACGGGGTCGTATTGCTCGAGAAGGAGATCGAACACACCGTTGAACCCACGCTGCAGGACCTGAGCGAGATGCTCGTCGTCGCCTACGGGACCGACTACGGGGTGCACGGCCCCACCTGGATCTCCCGGTTCACTGACATGACTCGCCAGGCGGCGTCCTATCGCGAGCGACGCGTGCTGCTCGCCGGCGATGCGGCACACGTGCATGGTCCGCAGGGCGGTCAGGGCCTCAACACGGGCGTGCAGGATGCCGTGAACCTGGGATGGAAACTGGCCCAGGTGGTCAACGGGACATCACCCGTAAGCCTCCTGGACAGCTACCACGCAGAACGGCACCCGGTCGGTGCCCGGGTGTTGCAGAACACCATGGCGCAGGTCGCGCTGATGCGCCTCGACGAGCGCAGCCAGGCGCTCAGGAACACCATGCTCGAACTGCTCGTCATGGACGAGCCGCGCAAGCGCATCGCCGCCATGATCTCCGGTCTCGACATCCACTACGACCTCGGCGAGGGACACCCGCTGCTCGGGCGGCGCATGCCCGACCTCGACGTGCACACCGACGACGGTCCCAGGCGGGTGTTCAGCCTGCTGCACGACGCCCGGCCCGTGCTCCTCAACCTCGGTGAACCCGACGGTTTCGACATCTCTCCTTGGGCGAATCGAGTCCGGTTGGTCGACGCCAGTCACGACGGCGTGTGGGAGCTCCCGGTCCTTGGCGAGATCGGTGCGCCCTCGGCCGTGTTGATCCGACCCGACGGGTACGTCGCCTGGGCGGGAGACCTCACGGACCCAGAGCTGCCGCGAGCACTTTCGACCTGGTTCGGAGCGGCCACTCCGGCTTAGAAACGGAAAGCCGAGCGCCATCACGCCCATCACCAGATGTGTGCCGCGACCACCGGTCGTCGAGTCGTATCGAGACTGACGCGTACCATGGCCACTCTCGCCGGGAGGACACGCATGACATTGGCTCAAGAGCTGGCGGCACGACTCGAGCAGGCACGGGCCAATCCCGATCCGGAGCGGTCGGCGGTCTACGCCAAGGCGGCCGAGGCGCTCGCCGCAGCCGATGTCGAGGAGAACGCCCTGCGCGCCGGCGACGTCGCCCCGATGTTCACGCTGCCGGACGCCTTCGGGAACGACGTGAGCCTCGAGGAGGTGCTGGCCCACGGGCCGGCGATCGTCTCCTTCTACCGCGGCGCATGGTGCCCGTTCTGCAACCTCGAGCTGCGCGCCTTGCAGCGCGAGCTGGCCGCCGTCGAAGAGGCCGGTGCGACTCTGGTCGCCATCTCCCCGAACCGCCCCGACGTGTCCCTCGGAGTGATCGAGGCTCACGAGCTGACGTACCCGGTGCTGTCCGACCACGACAACCTGATCGCCAAGCAGTTCAACCTGGTGTACGAGATGATCCCGGAGCACGTCGAGTACTACCGGGCGCACGACCGCGACATCGGCGCCATGAACGACACCGAGGCGTGGGAGCTCCCCGTTCCGGCGACGTACGTGATCGACCAGGACGGGGTCATCCGCTACGCATTCATCGACCTCAACCACAGGGTGCGTGCCGAGCCATCGGAGGTCATCGCCGTGGCGGCCTCGCTGACGAAGGGCTGACCGGCAACCTCGTCCCCGAGGATGCGAAGGCTCAGCTCGTCTCGAGGACCGACAGGACGTTGCCCGCTGGATCCTTGAACCATGCGATCGGCGGGCCGTAGTCGCGCATGATGCCCTTCTCGTCCACGTTCTCGTACATCTCGAGCTCGACGCCGTGGGCGGCGAGCTCGTCGACTG is a window from the Acidimicrobiia bacterium genome containing:
- a CDS encoding peroxiredoxin-like family protein; translated protein: MTLAQELAARLEQARANPDPERSAVYAKAAEALAAADVEENALRAGDVAPMFTLPDAFGNDVSLEEVLAHGPAIVSFYRGAWCPFCNLELRALQRELAAVEEAGATLVAISPNRPDVSLGVIEAHELTYPVLSDHDNLIAKQFNLVYEMIPEHVEYYRAHDRDIGAMNDTEAWELPVPATYVIDQDGVIRYAFIDLNHRVRAEPSEVIAVAASLTKG
- a CDS encoding aldo/keto reductase, which encodes MRYRRVGAGGPDVSAVGLGGTSLSSTYRQVDETTAMRVVARALDLGITHFDTADVYAGGRNEELLGKALRSRRSDVFVASKFGQVVRDGKRLVDGTPSHARASCDGSLKRLGVDHLDLYYLHRVDPEVPIEETVGAMAELVAAGKVRHIGLSEAAPMTIRRAHAVHPLTAIQVEYSLWTRFGEAEHFPLCEELGLAYVAYAPVGRGFLSGEIKSAGDLEPEDFRHSHPRFQQEAIERNVALLDVLRDVAIEHGRSPSQTALAWLLAQADFLFPIPATSNPLHVEENAAAADIELSDDQIARLSEAFRDEAVTGDRYPPVALGKVQQ
- a CDS encoding Pr6Pr family membrane protein — encoded protein: MSLSGTSWEFFEIAGIPVEDGGAPPSIAFSDEGRVSGSTGVNRLSGTFSLDGDHLTLGPIAMTRMMGPPNLAEQEQRLTAVLAKVAIMRIAGPNLELDHGDSVSRLRMVGDPPMAGAAAEPTDGWEAVSPDWGPDKVFALVAAAIGWYALILQLVLLVDRLDAEGEAWFTAVIRFFSFFTILSNLIAALSLTVAALGAATPIGRWFNRAIPQAGVFMYIAVTGLVYTFVLASIWEPDGWDLVADSLLHYVMPALFVVYWVLFRPHGTLDFAHIPRWLIFPVAYGIYTMIRGPFVDWYPYFFLDVEVRGYAAVLAAILGLALAFAVAGFAVIGLDSFLARRRS
- a CDS encoding long-chain fatty acid--CoA ligase, with the protein product MTAVTIPFKVLENGKTLTNHAAYMVKSGEEWKATTWGAFAGEVRAAARALIALGIQTGDAINILGFNRPEWTTIDVAAMAVGAVPAGIYTTNSPAECQYIIAHCEAPLVVLENENQWKKIEQIRGELPALRHVVMMKGTDIDDDMAMSWEEFIAKGAGVADSEVDARVEALSPDGLATLIYTSGTTGVPKGVMLSHDNLVWTASQALPLFGLNSSERTLSYLPLSHIAEQVFTIHAPAMSGWSVYFAESIERLVDNLEEVKPTVFFAVPRVWERFQAGVRAKLEEEHGAKAKIIDWARGVASRVQHLGFEGKKPSGGLALQYGLAQKLVFAKVKSALGLSEARVMATSAAPISPEVLEFFASLDLPVYEIYGQSEDTGPTSLNTVGATKVGSVGRPYPGSEVKIAADGEILAKGRHVFLGYYKDPRATAETLVDGWLHSGDLGEIDDDGFLWITGRKKDIIITAGGKNVAPKLIESGIKDHQLVSEVVVIGDRRKFLSAVITLDEEATAKFMADGGHDGEPHESEEVRAEIQKAVDSVNEHLARVEQIKVFAILDRQLSIEAGELTPTLKVKRNKVADHFSAEIDAMYGE
- a CDS encoding FAD-dependent monooxygenase, with the translated sequence MTEHSVVIAGGGPTGLMLAGELALAGVDVVIVERRAGQDLDGSRAGGLHSRTIEVLDQRGIAGRFLAEGQTHPFVGYAGTFLDISDFPTRHNYILALWQSRIEPILAGWVDELGVPILRQREVVGFTQDDTGVDVELDDGSLRGEYLVGCDGGRSLIRKVAGIDFPGWDPSASYLIAQVEMDEEPQIGMRPEGGGIGPVNREEGGNPYGVVLLEKEIEHTVEPTLQDLSEMLVVAYGTDYGVHGPTWISRFTDMTRQAASYRERRVLLAGDAAHVHGPQGGQGLNTGVQDAVNLGWKLAQVVNGTSPVSLLDSYHAERHPVGARVLQNTMAQVALMRLDERSQALRNTMLELLVMDEPRKRIAAMISGLDIHYDLGEGHPLLGRRMPDLDVHTDDGPRRVFSLLHDARPVLLNLGEPDGFDISPWANRVRLVDASHDGVWELPVLGEIGAPSAVLIRPDGYVAWAGDLTDPELPRALSTWFGAATPA